The segment CGTACTGGAGGCGGGCAGGCCGGCGGTGGCGGACAGCTCCCTGACCTGAACGCGCGCACCCTCCCAGCCGAAGACGAAGCTGGCGCTCGTACAGGCCCAGACGACGGCCTCGGCGCCGCGCTCCTTGAGCTCGTCGACGCCGGCCGCCAGCCGCCCGGCGGAGCCCATCTCCAGCAGCGCGTCGACGCGGTGGGCGTCCTCGCCGATGTCGGTGTGGACCAGCGGCAGGCGGACCGTGCCGCCCAGGAGCGTTTCGAGCCGGGGGTAGTCGTCCTCCGCGGAGTGGCCGGGGTAGAGGAAGCCGACCGATGCCATGCAGTTCTCCCTTGCGTGTACGGCTGCGGGGGTGTGCGTGGGCGCGGGTGCGCTCACGGGTGGTGCGGTGACGTCGGGAAGGAGCGCTGCCGGCGAACGGGACGACGCCGGCAGCATCCGGGGTGGGGGTCGGGTTCGGACCGGCCTCAAACCGGGGGCAGACCACCCGTGTCCTCGGGCGGATACGGCGGCGGATCAAGGCCGTCGAGGGGCTCCCCCTCCGGCGGGGCGGGGGGCCCGGCGAAGGCCGCCTCGGGGGTCGGCCCCGGCACACCTTCCGCCGGTCCGCCCGCCGATCCGGTCATCGCGGCCGGACCGCGCCGCGCCACCGGGTCGAGCAGCGCCTGGTACGGGCCCACCGCCTGGGCCCCGATGGCGCGCAGCGCGGCCCACATCGTGACCTGGTTGGCGGACAGCACCGGCATCCGCAGCTCGGCCTCCAGCTGCGGGATGACGTCGTACGTCGGCAGGTTCGTGCAGCTGATGAAGAGGGCATCGGTGGCGCCGACGACGGCCGCGCGGGCCATGTCGACGACATCGCGGTACGGCACCTTCCAGATGTGCCGGGTCAGCCCGAGGTAGGCCCGGCCGGTGACCGTGATGCCGGCCTCACCGAGATAGTCCTCCAGGGAGTCGGTGACCGATTTCGTATAGGGCGTGACCACGGCGATGCGCCGCGCGCCGATCTCGCGCAGTGCTTCGATCAGTGCGCCCGAGGTGGTGAGGGAGGGAACCTCCCCCGCCTGGACCATGGCGGCACACATGGCCCGCTCCCCCGCCACACCCCCGACAAAGCTGCCGGAGGTGCAGGCATAGGAGATGACCTGCGGAGATACCGCACACAGAGCCTGGACGGCAGCGTCCAGCGTTTCGTGCTCGCTCACCATTCGGGCCAGGTCGAGGCTGACCTCGACGGGCACAAAAGGGGTGCGGGTGAGGTGGAGGGACACGTCGTCGGGCACCCAACGCCAGAGCTCTCGATCGAGAGCGAAGTCGAAGGGAGCGACGACACCCACGCCGAGCTGCGGCTGTGGGCCACCCAGAAAAGAGACGTCCATGAAGGCCCCTAGAAGAAACGAAGGGCTGGAAGGCCAGGCCAGTGGCCGGGGATGAGGTGCAGCCGGATCAAGCCGGGACGTCGGTACAGAGCCGTTGTTGACACGGTAGATACGACTTCCTAGCGTGGTCAATCCTCGCATCTCAGGCATCTGTCGGCGCCCCCTTTTCAGTGAAAGGGGCTCACGTTTCAGAACGGTTTCTGGCCTATGTCCGAACGCACCGTCCTCGTCCTCGGATCCGACCCGCCGCCGAAGCTGGACCGGCTCACCGGCCGGGCTCGGGTGATCTTCACCGATGAGGACTCGCTCGCCGACCGACTGCCCACCGCCGACGTGCTGTTGGCCTGGGACTTCACTTCCGATGCGATCCGCAGAGCCTGGCCGGAGAAGGGCCCCAGGCCCGGCTGGGTGCACACCGCGAGCGCCGGTGTGGATCAGCTCCTGTGCCCGGCACTGGTCGCCGACGACACCCTGGTGACCAACGCCCGGGGGGTCTTCGAGCAGCCGATCGCAGAGTACGTCGCCGGCCTCGTGATCGCCATGGCCAAGGACTTCTACGGAAGTTGGGAGCTCCAGCGGCAGCGGCGCTGGCAGCATCGCGAGACCCTGCGGCTGGCCGGCAGCCGGGCCGTCGTGGTGGGCTCCGGGCCGATCGGCCGGGCCATCGGCAGCACCCTTATGGCACTGGGTGTCAAGGTCGATCTGGTCGGCCGCCGGGCACGCCCGGACGATCCGCAGTTCGGCCTCGTACACGCGAGTGACGCGCTGAACGACCTGCTGACCCAGGCGGATTGGGTGATCTGCGCGGCACCCCTGACCGAGGCCACCCGCGGCCTCTTCGACAAGGCGGCGTTCGCCAGGATGCCGCCGCGGGCCCGGTTCATCAACATCGGACGCGGGCCGCTGGTGGTCGAGGACGCGCTGATCGCGGCGCTGCGCGAGTGGCGGATCGCGGCGGCGGCACTGGACGTCTTCGAGGAGGAGCCGCTCACCCCGGACAGCCCCCTGTGGGACGTCCCGCATCTGATCGTCTCGCCCCACATGAGCGGCGACACCCTGGGCTGGCGGGACGCCCTCGCCGAGCAGTTCCAGGACAACTTCGATCGGTGGTCGGCGGGCGAGCCGCTGGACAACCTCGTCGACAAGCGGCTCGGGTACGTGCCGGTGAAGTGACGGGGCCGGCTGCCGGGCCCCGGCGCGGCAGCCGCGCTCCCCCCGCCGCCGTCCCGCCCGGGGCGGCCAACGCTCGGAGGACGCATGACCACCGAACCGACCCACCTCGCCGACCTCAGCGCCACCCGCCTCACGGCCGGGTACGCGGCCGGCGAGTTCTCCCCCGTCGAGGCGGTCCGGGCGGTGCTGGAACGCGCCGAGGCCGCGCAGGCCGCGACGAACTGCTTCACCCGGATCGACGCGGACGAGGCGCTGTCCGGCGCCAAGGAGTCGGCGGAGCGCTGGCGGGCCAAGGAGCCGGCCGGGCCGGTGGACGGGGTGCCGGTCACCGTCAAGGACCTGATCCTCACCCGTGGCACCCCGACGCTGCGGGGGTCGCGCACGGTACGGGCCGAGGGCCCGTGGCCGGAGGACGCCCCGTCGGTCGCCCGGCTGCGGGAGTCCGGGGCGGTGTTCGTCGGCAAGACCACCACTCCGGAGTTCGGCTGGAAGGGCGTCACCGACAGTCCGCGGCACGGGGTGACGGGCAATCCGTACGACCCGGCGCGCACCGCGGGCGGCTCCAGCGGCGGCAGCGCGGCGGCGGTGGCGCTGGGCGCGGGCCCGCTGAGCCTGGGCACGGACGGCGGTGGCTCGGTGCGGATCCCGGCGTCGTTCTGCGGGATCTTCGCGCTCAAGGCGACCTACGGGCGGGTGCCGCTCTATCCGGCGAGCCCCTTCGGGACCCTGGCGCACGTCGGGCCGATGACCCGGGACGCGGCGGACGCGGCGCTGATGATGGAGGTGATCTGCGGGGCGGACTGGCGGGACTGGTCCCAGCTCGGTCCGGCCGCCGGCTCGTTCCGGGAGGCGCTGGCCGGTCCGGTCTCCGGGCTGCGGGTGGCGTTCAGCCCGTCGCTCGGCTGGGACGTGCCGGTGGCGCCGGAGGTCGCCGCGGCGGTCCGGTCGGCCGTCGACACGCTCGCCGGGCTCGGCGCGGTCGTCGAGGAGATCGACCCCGGCATCGCCGACCCGGTGGAGGCCTTCCACACGCTGTGGTTCAGCGGCGCGGCCCGGGTGGTGCAGCATCTGGACGACGCGGACCGGGCGCTGCTCGACCCGGGGCTGCGGGAAATCTGCGAGGAGGGCGCCCGCTACAGCGCGCTGGACTATCTGGCCGCGGTCGATACCCGGATGGCGCTCGGCCAGGCGATGGGCCGCTTCCACAGCGCCTACGACCTGCTGGTGACGCCGAC is part of the Streptomyces platensis genome and harbors:
- a CDS encoding maleate cis-trans isomerase family protein, whose protein sequence is MDVSFLGGPQPQLGVGVVAPFDFALDRELWRWVPDDVSLHLTRTPFVPVEVSLDLARMVSEHETLDAAVQALCAVSPQVISYACTSGSFVGGVAGERAMCAAMVQAGEVPSLTTSGALIEALREIGARRIAVVTPYTKSVTDSLEDYLGEAGITVTGRAYLGLTRHIWKVPYRDVVDMARAAVVGATDALFISCTNLPTYDVIPQLEAELRMPVLSANQVTMWAALRAIGAQAVGPYQALLDPVARRGPAAMTGSAGGPAEGVPGPTPEAAFAGPPAPPEGEPLDGLDPPPYPPEDTGGLPPV
- a CDS encoding D-2-hydroxyacid dehydrogenase, with the protein product MSERTVLVLGSDPPPKLDRLTGRARVIFTDEDSLADRLPTADVLLAWDFTSDAIRRAWPEKGPRPGWVHTASAGVDQLLCPALVADDTLVTNARGVFEQPIAEYVAGLVIAMAKDFYGSWELQRQRRWQHRETLRLAGSRAVVVGSGPIGRAIGSTLMALGVKVDLVGRRARPDDPQFGLVHASDALNDLLTQADWVICAAPLTEATRGLFDKAAFARMPPRARFINIGRGPLVVEDALIAALREWRIAAAALDVFEEEPLTPDSPLWDVPHLIVSPHMSGDTLGWRDALAEQFQDNFDRWSAGEPLDNLVDKRLGYVPVK
- a CDS encoding amidase, producing MTTEPTHLADLSATRLTAGYAAGEFSPVEAVRAVLERAEAAQAATNCFTRIDADEALSGAKESAERWRAKEPAGPVDGVPVTVKDLILTRGTPTLRGSRTVRAEGPWPEDAPSVARLRESGAVFVGKTTTPEFGWKGVTDSPRHGVTGNPYDPARTAGGSSGGSAAAVALGAGPLSLGTDGGGSVRIPASFCGIFALKATYGRVPLYPASPFGTLAHVGPMTRDAADAALMMEVICGADWRDWSQLGPAAGSFREALAGPVSGLRVAFSPSLGWDVPVAPEVAAAVRSAVDTLAGLGAVVEEIDPGIADPVEAFHTLWFSGAARVVQHLDDADRALLDPGLREICEEGARYSALDYLAAVDTRMALGQAMGRFHSAYDLLVTPTEPITAFAAGTEVPPGSAHTRWTGWTPFTYPFNLTQQPAATLPCGVDADGLPIGVQLVGARHADALVLRAAHALYEAGTAEIPAPPGV